The following are encoded together in the Lathyrus oleraceus cultivar Zhongwan6 chromosome 3, CAAS_Psat_ZW6_1.0, whole genome shotgun sequence genome:
- the LOC127128419 gene encoding pentatricopeptide repeat-containing protein At3g02490, mitochondrial gives MRHQWRVLHLLLRTHHKIPNQFQVLRSFSSIPLRFNPNHSKFPINPSFRHFSSEPVLADVDSDHTLIVDIFSKPRDLDDVKKQLDSNNVSISHDAVNAVLRKLQSDPDSARRFFRWALENHPEKLSSRSYNAMLGVLGINGAVEEFWDLVGVMKKKGYGVSKWVNDRVLESFEKAGLDGEVVKLKGLFDKETAERKVSNLCRIVRRSVWSDDVEKEISDLNVGFSSELVKLVLESLGSEPNKVLIFFRWVEESGLFKHDECTYNAMVRVLGREDTIDRFWKVVAEMRSAGFEMEVETFVKVLGRFCKRRMIKDAVELYEFALAGANKPTPTCFTFLLRKAVSSKELDMDLFSRVLKVFTGNGSTLTDSIADAVLKSLTSVGRIGEWNKVLKEMEDCGFVASGSLRSKIAFRLGATGKKEQANEFVDRVEAYGSSTDHKMRKSLVEGHCVGGNLDKAFDSFKEMVEKEGVASAGYTFDLLMNSYCQMNRAKDAYKILCQWVNEKELKPRHSTYKLLITKLLAQGGFKDALNLLAVMRTTGFPPFTEPFIEHISKRGSGDDAVLLLKAMTSKKFPSTSVYHVMFNAFFKQGRHGEAQNFLSKCPSYIRDDADVLDLFCSMNSKKAVPSSESL, from the exons ATGAGACATCAATGGCGcgttcttcatcttcttctccgCACTCACCACAAAATTCCCAATCAATTTCAGGTACTTCGCTCTTTCTCTTCCATTCCTCTTCGATTCAACCCCAATCATTCCAAATTCCCTATAAACCCTAGTTTCCGCCATTTCTCTTCCGAACCCGTTCTCGCTGATGTTGATTCCGACCACACTCTCATCGTCGATATATTCTCGAAACCTCGAGATCTCGACGATGTTAAAAAACAGCTCGATTCGAATAACGTTTCGATTAGCCACGACGCTGTTAATGCTGTTTTGAGGAAGCTTCAGTCTGATCCTGATTCAGCGAGGAGGTTTTTCCGATGGGCATTGGAGAATCATCCCGAAAAGTTGAGCTCCAGATCGTATAACGCGATGCTGGGGGTTTTGGGAATTAACGGGGCTGTTGAAGAGTTTTGGGATTTGGTTGGTGTTATGAAGAAAAAGGGTTACGGTGTTTCGAAATGGGTGAATGATAGAGTGTTGGAGAGTTTTGAAAAGGCGGGATTGGATGGCGAGGTTGTGAAGTTGAAGGGGTTGTTTGATAAGGAAACTGCTGAGAGGAAAGTTTCTAATTTGTGTAGGATTGTGAGGCGGAGTGTGTGGAGTGATGATGTTGAGAAGGAAATTAGTGATTTGAATGTTGGGTTTTCTAGTGAGTTGGTTAAGTTGGTTTTGGAGAGTTTAGGTTCGGAGCCGAATAAGGTTTTGATATTTTTCAGGTGGGTGGAAGAGAGTGGGTTGTTTAAGCATGATGAATGCACCTATAATGCGATGGTGAGGGTTCTCGGAAGGGAGGATACGATAGATCGATTTTGGAAGGTTGTTGCTGAAATGAGGAGTGCTGGATTTGAGATGGAAGTGGAGACTTTTGTTAAGGTTTTGGGACGGTTTTGTAAGAGGAGAATGATTAAGGATGCTGTTGAGCTTTATGAGTTTGCTTTAGCTGGTGCTAACAAGCCTACGCCGACGTGCTTTACCTTTCTGTTGAGAAAAGCTGTTTCTTCTAAGGAGTTGGATATGGATTTGTTTTCAAGGGTTTTGAAGGTTTTTACCGGAAATGGGAGTACTTTGACAGATTCCATTGCTGATGCTGTACTGAAATCTTTAACAAGTGTTGGTAGGATTGGGGAGTGGAATAAGGTTTTGAAAGAAATGGAAGATTGTGGGTTTGTTGCTAGTGGTAGTTTGCGGAGTAAAATTGCATTTCGACTTGGTGCTACTGGTAAAAAGGAACAAGCTAATGAGTTTGTGGATAGAGTTGAAGCATATGGGTCTAGTACAGATCACAAGATGCGTAAATCGTTAGTCGAGGGGCATTGTGTAGGTGGGAACCTTGATAAGGCATTTGATTCTTTCAAAGAGATGGTTGAGAAAGAGGGAGTTGCATCTGCAGGATATACTTTTGATTTGTTAATGAATTCATATTGCCAAATGAATAGAGCAAAAGATGCATACAAGATTCTATGTCAATGGGTGAATGAAAAAGAGTTGAAGCCTCGACATTCTACTTACAAGCTGCTGATAACCAAGTTATTGGCTCAAGGAGGATTCAAAGATGCCTTAAATCTTTTGGCTGTAATGAGAACAACTGGATTCCCACCTTTCACCGAACCCTTTATCGAACACATATCAAAGCGTGGAAGTGGTGATGACGCCGTTTTGTTACTCAAGGCAATGACCTCAAAGAAGTTTCCATCTACATCTGTTTACCATGTAATGTTTAACGCCTTCTTCAAGCAAGGAAGGCACGGCGAAGCACAAAATTTCCTCTCTAAATGTCCAAGCTACATTCGTGACGATGCTGATGTCTTGGATCTCTTTTGTTCAATGAACTCTAAAAAAGCCGTTCCTTCTTCTG AATCATTATAA